CACAGCCGGACATGTCAGTTGTAGGGACGGGCGAATCACAGTTACGCCCCCGCCACCTGCCAACACGCCTCGGTCAGGCACATAGCGCACCCGCTGGACAAGAAACTGCGTGTCGGACGCTCGTCCTTGAACACGCCACGCTTCTAAAGCGCGGTCGCGTTCACGCCAGACCGCTATGTCAGCGGTTGCCGTCAGTCGTTGACCGCGCGGTAACTGTGCCTGCACACGGATGCCACCCTCTACCGTGACGACACCCTGCGTGGCGTCGTAACGGAGGGTCGGTGCCGAGAGCCAAAAGAGCGGGCGCCCGTCTGCCCCGTAGTAGATAGCCTTGCGGATATTTTCGGCGGTCGCTTGTGTTTGGGTTTTGTCCAATGTGATGCGGTCAGCAAACAACTCCCAAGTTTTACGCCCTTCCTGTTGAAAGACCAAGCCCTCTACGCCTTCAACGGTCAACCCTGGCAGAGGTGTTTGGGTTGCCGGAGGGCTCGGCGGGCGCTCACCAGAAGGCGTTTGCGGCAGGCGCGAGCGCCAAAGCACCACCGCTGCAACGCAAAAACCGAAAAGAAGAACACCGCCGACCATCGTTTGCCGTTTCATGGTCAAGTTCGCTCCCGCGCTTAAAACGGTGGTGGTGGCGGTCCTTCTGCGGCAAACCGCAGAGTCACTTGGGTTTCCGCATTCGGCGCCGCTACGACGGCAGTCGCCACCGCTTGGTTGCCACTGCGCGCCGTAACCACCACGGTCGTTGTCGCCGATAAAGAAAATCGGACAAGGAAACTGCCGTCTGAAGTGGTCGTCGTTTGCGCAAGCAAAGCGTTGTTGGCGAACACCTGAACGGTCGCTCCGTTGACAGGGTTACCGGCGGAATCTAACACAACGCCTCGGATTGTCGCCAGCGATCCACCAGTGCTGCCGCCACCGACCCCACCGCCAACACCGCCGCCACCACAACCCCACAACAGTAACGCTAACAGCCCGACGGTCCCCAGCATTTTGCCAACAGGACGCATGTTACCGACCCCCTTGACCGTTTTTATTGTGCCGCACGGCTATGTTGGGGCGAACGCCCTTTTTACGGCGACCGGCGCAAAGTGAAGTTGACCCCTTGCACAGCAACGCCTGGCGGCAACTGCACCGTTTGTGTGACTGTTTGGAAACCTGCCAGGCTGGCACGCAAGGTGTAGGTGCCAGGCGGCAACCAGAGCGTGTAACGCCCATCCACACCTGTAATCGCGGCGTCCACGATTGTATCACCGCGCAGGGCTTCTACCCGCACACCGCTGTAGTTTGTTTCGCCCTCCAAAGTGACTTGACCGGCAACGGTGAACGGTAGCGGTGGCAATGCGGTGCTACCCGCACCCAAGAAAATGATCAGCAGTTCCCCGTTGATCGTTATCGTGTCCGAAAAAGGCGCTAAGGTCGTGTCTGGCGGTGTGACTTGCACGGGCACTTGAAGCCCTGTCGGGGCTTCAGCGATGACGAAAATGCCCCGCGAATCCGTCGTCGCTTGCTTGTCCCCCACGCGCACCGTGGCGCCGTTGACCGGTTCCAGCGTTTCGCTTTTGAGCACAGTGCCTGTCAATCGCACCAGCGTGCCCAACGGAAAAAGTTCAATCGTGACGCGGTTGACACGGTCATCTCCTTGTTGTAGCGTTACCGAACGGCTCAGTTGCCCCGTCTGCGGGTCCAACATGACCAAGTAGTTGGGATGGCGTGCCCGTATTTCAAAAACGCCGTCAGGCGGCATGATACCGCTTAGCAGGAAACTGCCGTCCGATGCGGTGCGCCCTCGCTGGATCGTCCCGCCGTTCACCTGCAGCAGCACCTCAGCGTTAGCGATCGGGCGCCCTGAACCTCTCTCTACGACTCGTCCGCCCAAACTGCTGCTTTGCGGCGCGGGCACTAAGTAAATTGGCGGCAGTTCGTTGCTGCCGGAAGTGTTAATTTGCACTTCGTCCGTGTAGGTGACATAGCCATGCTTGGCAGCTGTAAGAGTGGCTCGGATGGTTTGTGGGGTTGTCGTCGGAACAGGCGCGTTGACATTGAAGCGTCCGTCGGCATCGGTGACCGCTGCCGCACTGCCGTTGATGACTATACGCACCCCTGCAATCGGTGTGTCTTGCAATGCACTACCGTCTAGCACGCGCCCGCTCACCGGCACGGTCGGCGTGTTCAGACCGCTCGGCAATTTCAGCCCACCGCAACCGCTCAACGCCGCACTGCTGACTGCGACCCCGACAAGCAACCACCTCACCTTCACCGCAACATCACCACCTGCACAGCCCGCTGTTCCCGCCCATCATCGGTGCGAGCGGCAACGGTGATCAGGTAGGGTCCAGCCGGCACGAGAGCGCCCGTAGCGTCGCGTCCGTTCCACGACAGCGTTGTGACCGGGGCACGACCGATGAACCGTTCGGCGAAGCGATGCACCAACCGCCCCGCGAGCGTCCGCACTTCGGCTTGCACTTGCACGGGCGCTGGTGTCGCTAAACGCACCAGCAAGCCGCGTCCGCGTAACGGTTGCACGCCGATGATACGCACCAACGGCACAGCGCTAACGGTCACGGCTTCAAAGGTGAAGCGGCGGGTTTCCTTGGCACGAGCGGTAAAGGTGTAATGGCTGCGTTGGCGCAGCGAAAGACGCTCGCCTGTTGCCGTGTCGGTCAACCACACTTGCACAGTGCGGGGCACTGAAGACACCCCATTCCACCGGAGCGTGATTTGGGTATCGTGAGCCAAGCCGTTGGTGACGATGAAATGCCAGCGCAAGGTCGTTCCGTTGGGACGGAAATCGTGAGCGAGAGGGTCGGTGCCGTCGGTCGGCACAAACGCCGCCCACACACTGTCGGGCACTATAGGCGGTTTGACCACCTGGATCGGCGTCGCCCCAGCAGGAAGGACACCGAAACGGTTTTCGGTGTCAGCAGCGTCATCCGTCGTCACCATCAGTTGAACCGTCCATTGCGGGGAAGGGGACGGCGTCGCTGAAGGAGTGACTTGCCGATGCGCCCGTAGACGCGGAGAGCCAAAAATCAATCGCACGCCCGGTCGTAGCGCCCGAATCCAAAAGCCTTGCCATGTCCGCACCGTTTCTGCGATCTGATAACGGCGCTGCTGCGGGTCCCAAACCCACACCGTTGCCTGCAGCCACTGGCGTTGTTGTGCGGTGTTCAAGTCCACCGGTCCTTCCGTGCCTAACATCGCTTGGATTTCGCCGACAGGCAAATCGCGGTTGTAAGGGTTACCGAGTTGGTTCCAGCCGCCAAATAGCGGGACTTGATAGGGTTCGCCGTTAGGCACAGGGGTGCCTTGCACTTGGAGGGTCGTGTCCTGTAGCAGCCGCAACCAGTAGCCGACGCCGGGCGCCATTGCCGTCGTAATGCGCGGGTAGAGTTCATATTTGACATCGCCGGGGCGGGTCGGGTTCCACCGCGCCAGTAGCAATTGGTCGGGTGGAAGACCCAATGCAGCGGCTTCGTCACTGACCGTCGGAAACAGCGGCACGGTGAACAGATGGATGCCGGCGGGCAGCGCAACTTGCAGCGTCACGACGCTGGGACGGGCGCGGACAATTAGGCAGTAAAAGTCAAACGCCCCGTTGCGCCACTCTGTGCTCTCCGCCATCCCGTCGGCGGTGTGTTGAAGCCGCAGCCGATAGGTCGTCCCCAAGTCCACACCTTGCGTGACGGCAAAAACGCCCCGTTGGACCGTAACAGGCGCCAAATCCGCGGCGTCGTTGAAGCGGATGCGGACTGTCCCCCCCAGCGCGTTCAGCACACCGCCCCAGAGCGGGTTTTCGTTGGGCTCTTCGCCCCGAACCATGTAAGGGAAGGGCACCGTCAGGGCTAAGTTGTTGGCGAACACATCCACAAAAATCAGGTTTGCCCCGCCGATGTTGAAAAACTGTGGGGCGATGAACCCTTCGCCATCCACGATCATCGCTTCGTTCCCCTCTTCTGCCGCCAAGTCGTCGCTTTGATCGTTACGGTAACGCAGTTGTGCTGTCACACCCGTGAACGGCTGTTCGTCCACCACTACCCCGCCAGACGGTCCTGGCACTTGCACGGTGCGGTAGTGATTGAGAACCAGCAAGATGCCGGTGTGCAATGGCACAGCGAACGCGTAAAGTTTCGGACCGACCGAGACACCTGTATCCAAGACGAACTGGCGCCGATACCAGTCGCGAAAATCCTGTCCTTCAACGGTCGGGACAATGGTGCGCATCAAATCCACCAATGCCACCGTGTCTCCTCGCAAAGTTGCCGGGTCTGGCTGAGCCAGCAAAGCCCCATTGAATTGACGAAAGCATTGGGGATTTTCGGCGGCGACTTTTAACCACGCCGCAGCGCTCATGCCGATCCGCCAAAACGCCATCGGCTGGTAGCCTGACGGGGGCAGAAAAGTCGGGTTACCCAGCGGCGGTTGATTGAGCACATCATAGAGAGGCAACACCCACAAAGGGTCACCGTTGATCGGGTCTTTAGGGTCAAACTGGCTCAGTTCTGCCACACCTTGCCCGCGCAGTTGGACGGCTGCCAGCAACGCTGCCGCCCGTGCCATGCCCTCTTCCCATGCCGGAAAACTCAGCAGCAACGGTCCACGAAACGCATGCAAAACTTGGTGCAGCAGGTTGAACCAATCGTAACCGCGCGTGGGCACAAATTCCGGCAGCCGAATGGTGTCCGTCGCCGCATCGTAAACGCCTCCGTCCAACGCTTGCAACCCTTCATCCAGAACGATCGTCACGACGCGATGGGCGTTCGGAGGCGTCGTTACGGGCGGTCCGTAAAGGTCGGTCAGCAGGGGCAATGCCGTTTGCAAGAAAGACCGCACCCTCGCTTCTGTCGCCGTCGGGAAGTTTTCAAACTGGAAGGAAAGGGTGCCAGCGCCGAAGGCTTGGCGCGACCGAGGCAGTGGGCGGTCAGTGGGCACGATCAAAGCGTCTATCCCGATGGGCTGGTCGGGACGCCAACGCCCGTGCTGAATGAGCCAATCAATCAGACGGGGGCGTGTAACCCTAAGGACGGCGTCCCAATCTTGGGCTCGTTGCCGCGCCGTTGCCCGCACTTGGGGGAGCGTTAGCCCGCGCGTCGGGACACCCAACGCGCCGACGACGCCTTCCGCTTTACCCGCAAAAGGGCGCCTGCTCAGGAGCCGATAAGCGCTTCGGTCTCCGACCAACGGCTGAGCGCGCGGCGCCGAGAGAAGGGACGCCGTTGCCATCAGAAGCGCCATCGCCCCTACCACGCGCCGGCGCTGGGGACGAGCGTTAGTCACCCGCAATCACCACCTGGGAGATGCGCCCTCTGACGCGCTCTGTCACAGTTGACATCGTCCCTACCGTTTGCTCGTGCGAGAAGAACCACACCCTACGACGCTAATGCCCCGAAAGCAGGGTATTTTCAAGTTACCCCGTTTGGCGCAGTCTTAAAAGTTTGCGGTGAGCGATGCCCGAAGCAGTGATGCGCTGTAGTTTTGGGCTGCCTGCTCACCACTACGGCGAGTGCGAGTCCAGATGAGCGAAAAACCGATGTTGCGGGTCAACCGATAGGTCAATTCGGCTTCCAGTTCCAAGTTGCGAAATTGCCCCCCATACAGTCCAGCGGGGCTACGGTTTTGCAGCCAAGCGGCGCGCAGGCTGGTCATCCAACGCCCTGCGATCGGCAGTTGCGCGCTTAAAGCGAGGGCGGTGTAGGTAGTTTCGTCCAGTTGAGGTAGAGGCGTCGCTAACCGCAAGGTCTGCATCCGAAGCCGTTGCAGGCTCAGTGTCAGGTTCAACCCATCGTAGCGCCCCCAGGTGAGCCCGATTAAGCCCGTAAGTGTCAGAGACTCGTTTTTCTGGGACAGGTCGCTGGTGCGGTCGCGACCGAACTGCGCGAACAGTGAAAGGCGGTCACTGATTTGCCACATCCCGTTCAAGTTCAGTGCGCGCTGGCGCAAAGTGCCCACCTCAGTAGACCCTTTGTCCGCGTTAGTCGTCCAATCCAGCGCGAGGGAAAGGCGCCGAAAAGGCGTCCATTGCGCGGTGAACGAAGTGACAGCGCTAGCGGTGCCGACCCGCGTAGACGGCAAAGGCTGAGGCAAGGGCAGCGGCAGTTGACGGCTTCGGTTCGTCCAACTGGGTGTCGTCGTCCATCCAGAAGATGCAGAGGAGCTGACCCAGCCTGGCGGTGCTGTAGATGCGCTACCGAGCGGCGTCCATGTCCCCGAACTGCTTGGGAAGGGCGTTGTGCCGACGCCGAAAGTGCCGTAGCCGCCAAAGCCAGTGGTGCTGAAAGAACCGTTCCAGCCGCTGAAACCACCGCCAAAGCCGATGCCAGACAAACCGCCACCTGCGACGCCTGTCAGGTAACTGCCTCCGAGCAACGCGCTCACGCTGCTGCCGCCGCTGAGGCGTTGGTGAGTGAAACTTAACTGCAAACTTTGCCACGGTGTGTAAGACAGTTGAAAAACGCGTTGCGTCGCTTCGGTGTTGAACTGTTGCTGCGAGCTGTTAGAAGCATTTTGAGTCCAGTCTAACAACGCAGTCAACTTACTGCCGGGGCGATAAGCGACGCTGAACCGCCTGCGGCTCGTCGTGATGCGGTTAACCGTAAGGGGCGCATTGGTCTCTGTTGGCACAGTTTCGCTGCGGTCGCGCGAGTGTTCCCAAGCCCCTTCCAGCGTCAAGTGCCCCATCTGATGGCTCAAGTAAGCGGTGGTCAGCGTTTTGGCACTTTCAGTGCCCCCAAAACCCGTGGACAAATGTTGGTGGCTAAGTTGCAGACGCGGCAGTTTAGGGCGGTCAAAGGTCAATTGGAGCCCTAAATTGCGGTTTGTGCTTTCGCTACTGGCATCGCTTCCGGTAGATGTGCCTAACGGTCCGAAAAACAATCGCCCTCGGCTGCGGCTGTCCTGCCATTGGCTGGTCAGGGTCAGACCAGGCAACAAGTCGTAGCGCAAGTCGGCGAACAAACCCGATTCGCTGCGGAAAAAGTCCGTGTTGTCAATGCGCGTGAACCCTGGCGAGATTCGTCGCCACCGGAGGCTGTAGGCGAACCGGCGGCGCTCGTTGCTGAGGGCGATTTCAGTGGCGGTGCCGTTACGCCCGACACCGGCGCTGTGCCCGAATTGCAGGCTCACCCGCCCAAGCGCGGCGAGCTGAACGCCCCAATCCAATCCCAACAGGCGCAGGGCGCCGACTTGCGCGATAGCGCCAAGCGCTTGGTCGTATTCCACGACGACCAATGCCCCGACCGGCACGGGCTGAAGGAAGGTCACCAACCCCGTTTGATAGTCAATGCGGTAGTGCACATCGCGCGTTTGCTGGATACCGTTGACGAAGACTCGCTCAGTGCCAGTGACGATCGGACGGGTTTGGAGCAAAAAGGGACCGACGGTGCCGTTGCCTTGAAACTCTTCGCGGCGGTGGCGTTGCTCGTTGCTCGTGATGGAAAACGGCACTTGTTGGGTCAGGAAGGTGATGCCCAGCAGGCTATTGTTGCCCGTGCGCAGGTTGGCGCGGGCGCCGACAAACCGCCCGACGCCCCCCGAACCGACGGTCTCGTAACTGACGGCGATAGTGGAAGTGGGCGGGATGGGCGTGGCGAACATCAGTTGTCCGTAACTGTAGTCAATTTGGTAGTCCACACCGCGCCGCAACGGGCGTTCATCCACACGCACTTGCTCGCTGCCTTCAATGATCGGGCTGCTGCGCAAAAAATACGGACCGGGCGAGTTTTTTCCGGCGAAAGTTTCCGTGATGACCTGTGACGGTGTCTCAAAGGTGACCACTGTCAAGTCGCCGGTTTTGCCGAGTTGGTGTTTGATTTGCAACCCTTGCGCGTAGCGCGAAAACGACACAAATTGGTTGCCTTGCAAACTCATGCTCAAATTGCCGAAGGTGAACCGGGTGCTGCCGGCGTTGTATTCTGCGAGCAGCCGTCGCGCTGTCGGAGAATAGGAAAACGGCGTCCAATCGCCTTGTAGGCGCAGGTTGCCGATCTGCCAGTCCCAGTTCAGCGCACCGAAAGGGTTAAAGGCTTTGGTCATGCCAAAGTAATCGTTGCGGAAAATGCGTTCCCCTTCAGGACCGCCTTGAACGGTTGTGCCGACTTGGTAGACGAGGCTGAGGCTGCCTCGCGCTTCAAACTTGAAGGAAAACGGGCGTTTTTTGCGGCGCCCGGCGTTCGCCAAGCGTTCCGAGGGCGATCCCGCGCCGCTTTCGGCAGCCTCAGCGAAGGGGACGGCTTCCTGTCCCCGCTCTATCGGTTGCAGCGGCACCGGCGCAGCGGTGTCTGGGGTGACAGGTGCCGGCTCTTCGGGCGCTTGCGCGACCCCGAAGCGCCACAGTCCCATCAATGTCAGCACGACCCACCAAAAGCGCATGGCACAGTCACCCCTTCCTTGCGCCGGTATGAACGGGGTTGTCGGTCAAACCTTTGGGGTCACCCGCTTTTTACCCGACGGCAGGATGTCCCGAACCCAGCGCAAAGCGCCCTGCCGCCATGCCACGCGGTGCGTGACCCCCTCGCGGCGGTCTAACATCGCTTTGTGCGCTTGATACCAGTCGTAAGTGCGACACAACGCCTCCGCGTTGCTGTAGCGCGGGCGCCAGTTGAGCAAGGCTTTGGCGCGTTCTATGGCGACGAAGGAGTCTTTATCGGCGGTGCCGTAAACCCACTTGTAAAGCGGCGATAGCCGCAGGGTCTCCAAGACCCGCAGCACCGACTTGACCAACGCTGGGGGGGTTGGGACAACGAACGCCCCTGTCCCGGCGTGATCGCATAGCGTTTGCACATCTTCACGCACCGTCCCAAACCGCTCCGCACCGATGTTGAAAGTCGTGTTCACCCGTTCGGCAGGCAACATCACCGACCGTTCTATCGCGTCCGTGAGGTCATCCACATCCAGCAACTGGTACCTGTTTGTGCCGCTCCCGATGACAGGGATCGGCTTGCCCCGCTCAATCCAATCAAACAGGATCTGAAACACCCCCAACCTTCCAGGACCGACGAAAGTTTTAGGGCGAATGATCGGCACCACCATGCCGGCTCGCCGCGCTGCAAGGCAAAGCCGTTCCGCCCAAATCTTGCTTTTGCCGTAAGGTCCTACGCCGTCCAACGGGTCGTCCTCGTAGAGCGGATGTTTTTCGGGGATGCCGTAGACAGAAGTGGACGAGATGAAGATAACGCGGTCTACACCTAACGCGCAGGCTTCATCCAAAACGATTTGGGTGCCCGTTACATTGACCGTGAAAATGTCGCGGGGATGCCACAGCGGGAGAGCGGCTGCGGCGTGAACGACCGCGTCGGCGCCCCGCAACGCTGACCGCACGGTGGCTGCGTCCCGCACATCACCGCACACGATATTGAGCCGTCGTTCCCATCCGTTCGGCAAGGGTTCACCCAGCGTTGCGTATTCCGACGGATCAAAGGGGGCGATGTCCAAAACAACGACCTCGTGCCCGCTCGCTAACAGCCGGCGCGAAAGGTGCAAGCCCAAAAATCCAGCGCCGCCAGTAATAACCACACGCATACAGAAGCGTTCCCCTCTTCCCGACAGGGATAGAGCCGGTCGGGCGCGAAAAGTTCAGCCGAGAACCGCTGGCTCAGAGCACCCCACGCAGCAGTTCAAAATTATAAGCGGCTTTCCGCTTTTGGTCGGTGACGAAAGCAGTTGTGCGTTCCTGCCACCTTGATGGGTCTTCCGGCGCCGCTCGCTGGACGGCGGCGATGGCGTCAGGCGCGAAATTCAAGGGCAACAGGCGGTCGGCGAAGGCATCGCCGAAAATGCCCGCCACTTTAGGGTCGTAGTTCAGCCCGATAAAAGGCACGCTGAGCAAGCAGGCAGCGATCAGCCCGTGGAGCCGCATCCCGACGAGCAACTGCACTTGCGCGATGCCGTCCAAATTGTCCTGCCAATGCGGTCTGCGCCACCATGTCCCGCGGCAGTGTTGGGCTAAGTCAGTGAGGGCAGCGTCATCTACGCCGTGATGCAGCGGCAAAAACAGCACTTGCCCGTCCCAAAACATCTGTATCCACTGGGCTAACGCTTCCACGAGCCTGCGCAGCGTCGCTTCTGGCGCTTTAACGGGGCGCAGGTTGACACCGAGGGAAAAGCGCGGACGCCGAGACGGAACTTCGTCCCAAACGAAGGTCAAATCAGCGGTTACGCGGATCAATGACGCTGGCACCCCTAAACGCTCTGCCAATTGTCTCGAGACCGTGTCGCGGAAAGTGACCAAATGGCACGAGCGCAACGCCCACCTCGCCAACGCGCGGCTCATTGGACGGCGCAGTGGTCCTAAACCTTGTGCCAACAGCACAGTGCGCTTGCCGAACTGGCGCGCCATCACAATGAGTGTGCAGTAGAAAATCAGCGATCGCAGACTTGTGGCGTCTTGCAGTAGTGACCCGCCGCAACCGATGACGCATTCACACCGGCTCAACGCCATGCTGACAGCGCGCCATTGGCGCGGGATCGCTGTGACCGCGTGGTCGTTAGCCGTCGCTGCGGGGTTACGGCTGAGCACGAAGGGCGTAAATGCGCAACCGTGTTGACGACACCCTTTCAAAAACGCCGCCAGCGTCCATTCATCGCCGAAGTTGCCGGCGCCAAAATAGCCGAAAATTAGCCCATTGATCGCTGCCCTCACCGTTTGCTCCCCCGCCGTTCTAACGGGATGCCTTGCTGACACAGCGGACATTCCTCAGGGAGGAACGCTCGCAACGGCAACCGCAACAAC
This window of the bacterium HR17 genome carries:
- the galE_1 gene encoding UDP-glucose 4-epimerase, yielding MRVVITGGAGFLGLHLSRRLLASGHEVVVLDIAPFDPSEYATLGEPLPNGWERRLNIVCGDVRDAATVRSALRGADAVVHAAAALPLWHPRDIFTVNVTGTQIVLDEACALGVDRVIFISSTSVYGIPEKHPLYEDDPLDGVGPYGKSKIWAERLCLAARRAGMVVPIIRPKTFVGPGRLGVFQILFDWIERGKPIPVIGSGTNRYQLLDVDDLTDAIERSVMLPAERVNTTFNIGAERFGTVREDVQTLCDHAGTGAFVVPTPPALVKSVLRVLETLRLSPLYKWVYGTADKDSFVAIERAKALLNWRPRYSNAEALCRTYDWYQAHKAMLDRREGVTHRVAWRQGALRWVRDILPSGKKRVTPKV